In the Acidobacteriota bacterium genome, one interval contains:
- a CDS encoding glycosyltransferase family 39 protein: MRRIFIISGAVFPLFVLLVAIAGGKGKLPLYLSEFGLFLLILFATYLVGGEFLSRFFPELSFSAGELLLSAIGLGLLFFSFLGFLLGIFGLLFRPVLILLLVVSVLYVLIKERGKVFVPFSQLLLPEKENLFFALIFLLMVIANLISAFSPVIFYDALVYHLGLPKEYLDAHRIFYLPYNMHGSLPQGGEMIYLLALILKSGVVGKLLNAFFGFFSALLLYFIGRKITSSDRGGFFPALLFYSLPQIFLLSTLVNVDLLSCFVLLLSLYFILRFLAGDKKALFLSALFSGFALSLKYQNVIGVIILVFFIFLLKREKSFRRWRAVMLFLGISALILSPWLVKNLILTGNPVYPFFYSLFGGKDWGKEEAYFFYQSLSGRIGGSFKFLPFLATFFALLSRWAQIGFHRFIIPIAVLLPFFLIKRERNLAIFGIFGVVELLFFSLLSGNVANLFRYALFAYALLFLSFGSFFARFRLKRLATAVLIIFATIDTGWGIAFRETLTSSYRVVFTSLPRRVYITQFVPSYPLMVKAGELARSGKILFIGETRAFYAPKGAIVPSANNGRYIVKLIEGGKGIPEIEKRLRSKGIRFILLDVPELARLRRVLGYLRFSSPNDEKLFLDYIRTRKAIARFRDIYLLES; the protein is encoded by the coding sequence ATGCGGAGGATATTTATTATCAGCGGAGCGGTTTTTCCCCTCTTTGTTCTTTTGGTGGCGATCGCGGGTGGAAAGGGAAAACTTCCCCTCTATCTCTCTGAATTTGGACTTTTCCTCCTTATTCTTTTCGCAACCTACCTCGTAGGAGGAGAGTTTCTTTCCCGCTTTTTCCCCGAGCTCTCCTTTTCTGCGGGTGAATTACTCCTTTCTGCCATTGGACTTGGGCTTTTGTTCTTCTCTTTCCTTGGTTTTCTCTTGGGGATTTTTGGTCTTCTCTTCCGCCCGGTTCTTATCCTTTTGCTCGTTGTTTCTGTTCTCTATGTTCTAATAAAAGAAAGGGGAAAGGTGTTCGTACCCTTCTCTCAACTCCTCCTTCCGGAGAAGGAGAATCTCTTTTTCGCCTTGATCTTCCTCCTTATGGTAATTGCCAATCTTATCTCTGCTTTCAGCCCGGTGATCTTCTACGATGCTTTAGTCTATCATCTTGGTCTTCCTAAGGAATACCTTGATGCTCATCGGATATTCTACCTCCCCTACAATATGCACGGGAGCCTGCCCCAGGGAGGGGAGATGATCTATCTCTTAGCCTTGATCCTGAAAAGTGGGGTGGTGGGGAAGTTGCTGAATGCCTTTTTCGGGTTCTTCTCTGCCCTTCTCCTTTATTTTATCGGAAGAAAGATCACTTCCTCGGACCGGGGCGGTTTTTTCCCCGCGCTACTTTTTTATTCCCTCCCCCAGATCTTTCTCCTTTCGACATTGGTGAATGTTGATCTCCTATCGTGCTTTGTTCTTCTTCTTTCTCTCTATTTCATCCTCCGTTTCCTCGCCGGGGATAAAAAGGCACTTTTTCTTTCCGCTCTTTTTTCCGGTTTTGCCCTCTCCCTCAAATATCAGAATGTCATCGGGGTTATTATCTTGGTCTTCTTCATCTTTTTACTCAAGAGGGAAAAAAGCTTTCGGAGGTGGAGGGCGGTGATGCTTTTTTTGGGGATTTCAGCGCTCATCCTTTCTCCTTGGTTGGTGAAGAATCTCATCCTTACTGGGAACCCGGTCTATCCCTTCTTCTATTCCCTGTTTGGGGGAAAGGATTGGGGGAAAGAAGAGGCATACTTCTTCTACCAGAGCCTGAGTGGAAGAATCGGAGGCAGTTTCAAGTTTCTTCCCTTCCTTGCCACCTTCTTCGCCCTCCTCTCTCGCTGGGCGCAAATAGGGTTTCACCGGTTTATCATCCCGATTGCGGTTCTCCTCCCCTTTTTCCTCATAAAGAGGGAGCGTAATTTGGCTATCTTCGGCATCTTTGGGGTGGTGGAGCTCCTTTTCTTTTCCCTTCTTTCGGGGAATGTTGCCAATCTTTTCCGCTATGCTCTTTTTGCTTATGCCCTTTTATTCCTCTCCTTTGGTTCTTTCTTTGCCCGGTTTAGGCTTAAGAGGTTGGCGACCGCGGTTCTCATAATATTTGCCACCATAGATACCGGCTGGGGCATCGCCTTTCGCGAAACGCTGACCTCGAGCTACCGTGTGGTCTTCACCTCCCTTCCCCGAAGGGTGTATATAACCCAGTTCGTCCCCTCATATCCTCTAATGGTGAAAGCAGGTGAGTTAGCCAGATCCGGGAAAATCCTCTTTATCGGAGAGACGAGGGCTTTTTATGCTCCGAAAGGAGCGATCGTGCCCTCCGCAAATAACGGACGCTACATTGTAAAGCTCATAGAGGGAGGGAAAGGGATCCCAGAGATAGAGAAAAGGCTGAGGTCGAAGGGGATCCGCTTTATCCTGCTCGATGTCCCTGAGTTGGCGAGGCTGAGAAGGGTCCTTGGTTACCTCAGATTTTCCTCGCCTAATGATGAGAAGCTCTTCTTGGATTATATCCGGACCCGGAAGGCTATAGCCCGATTTAGGGATATATATCTTCTTGAAAGTTAG
- a CDS encoding sodium:alanine symporter family protein, whose amino-acid sequence MEERLSAIISVIRVWVWGPPMLILLVGTGIYLTLRLRGLQFTKLWHSLWLALVKRKEDTEEAGDISHFQALMTALSATVGTGNIAGVATAITAGGPGALFWMWITGFFGMATKYSEAVLAVKYREVDKFGTMSGGPMYYISKGLNLPWLGAIFAIFASISAFGIGNMVQSNSVADVVEATFGIPFWVTGLILAFATGLVIIGGIKSIGRVTGTLVPIMIIFYFGAALLVVFINWRMIPEIFRLVITKAFTPTAAAGGFLGATVMQTIRMGVSRGVFSNESGLGSAPIAAAAAKTKEPVTQALVSMTQTFIDTIVVCSLTGFVILSSGLWTSGKTGAELSAMAFNQALPHGVGALVVSIGLILFAYSTILGWSYYGEKSIEYLLGERAVYPYRFIFCVVVAIGAVVKLELVWNLADVMNALMAVPNLVGLLGLSGVVAYETRRYIEKYKI is encoded by the coding sequence ATGGAAGAGAGATTATCAGCCATCATCTCAGTGATAAGGGTTTGGGTTTGGGGTCCACCGATGCTTATCCTCCTTGTAGGGACCGGGATATATCTTACCTTGAGACTGCGGGGGCTTCAGTTCACCAAGTTGTGGCACTCTCTTTGGCTTGCCCTCGTAAAGAGGAAGGAGGATACCGAGGAGGCAGGAGATATATCCCACTTTCAGGCGCTTATGACCGCTCTTTCCGCCACCGTTGGTACGGGGAACATTGCGGGAGTGGCTACCGCGATCACCGCTGGAGGTCCTGGTGCCCTTTTCTGGATGTGGATAACCGGCTTCTTCGGAATGGCTACCAAGTACTCCGAGGCGGTGCTTGCGGTTAAATACCGTGAGGTGGATAAATTTGGGACGATGAGTGGTGGTCCGATGTACTACATTTCCAAAGGGCTCAACCTGCCCTGGCTGGGGGCGATCTTTGCCATCTTCGCCTCCATCTCCGCCTTTGGCATCGGTAATATGGTTCAATCGAACTCGGTGGCGGATGTGGTTGAGGCTACCTTTGGCATTCCCTTTTGGGTGACCGGGCTCATCCTCGCCTTTGCCACCGGGCTGGTCATCATAGGGGGGATAAAAAGCATCGGCAGGGTGACGGGGACGCTCGTTCCCATAATGATAATCTTCTATTTCGGCGCTGCTTTGTTGGTCGTCTTCATCAATTGGCGAATGATACCAGAGATATTTCGTCTCGTCATTACCAAGGCATTCACCCCGACTGCTGCTGCCGGTGGTTTTCTTGGCGCTACCGTGATGCAGACGATAAGGATGGGGGTGTCCCGGGGGGTGTTCTCGAACGAGTCGGGTTTAGGTTCTGCTCCCATCGCTGCTGCTGCCGCCAAGACCAAGGAGCCGGTTACCCAAGCGCTTGTGTCGATGACCCAGACATTTATCGATACGATAGTTGTCTGCTCCCTAACCGGATTTGTCATCCTCTCTTCCGGCCTCTGGACCTCGGGGAAAACCGGGGCAGAGCTCTCTGCTATGGCGTTTAATCAGGCACTTCCTCATGGTGTTGGTGCCTTGGTTGTTTCCATTGGTCTTATCCTTTTTGCCTACTCCACCATCCTTGGGTGGAGCTATTACGGAGAGAAGTCGATAGAGTACCTCTTAGGAGAAAGAGCGGTTTATCCCTACCGTTTCATATTCTGCGTCGTAGTGGCTATAGGTGCAGTAGTGAAGTTGGAGCTCGTCTGGAACTTGGCGGATGTGATGAACGCTTTGATGGCGGTACCTAACCTGGTTGGTCTTCTCGGTTTGAGTGGGGTCGTCGCCTATGAGACGAGGCGCTATATTGAAAAGTATAAGATATAG
- the hslU gene encoding ATP-dependent protease ATPase subunit HslU, producing the protein MTIPLPGKPLPEDETGVLKVLEGELTPKEIVAELDKYIIGQDKAKKAVAIALRNRLRRKRLPPELAEEVYPKNILMIGPTGVGKTEIARRLARLTRSPFIKVEATKFTEVGYVGRDVESMIRDLTEIAVNMVREEKRKEVREKAEKSAEERLISLLVPPGTGFSPEDEVREREIKEKIREQLRAGFLDDRKVELEVTERSFPSFEIITSSGVEEMGINIKDLLPGFLGGKSKRRRMTVKEAREYLISEEEQKLLDMDEIARLAVKRVENSGIIFIDELDKVAGREKGYGPDVSREGVQRDLLPIVEGTTVTTKYGLVRTDHILFFAAGAFHVTKPSDLIPELQGRFPIRVELDPLGKKEFIRILTEPKNALVKQYTALLATEGVKLVFTDDAVELIAEYAEMVNDRAENIGARRLHTIMEKLLEEISFAGPELAGKEVTIDASYVKKMLEDVVADEDLSRYIL; encoded by the coding sequence ATGACCATTCCGCTTCCGGGAAAACCACTTCCCGAGGATGAAACTGGGGTGTTAAAGGTGCTTGAGGGGGAGCTCACCCCAAAGGAGATCGTCGCCGAGCTTGATAAGTACATAATAGGACAGGACAAGGCGAAGAAGGCAGTGGCGATTGCCCTTCGCAATCGGCTCCGGAGGAAGAGGCTTCCGCCGGAGCTTGCTGAGGAGGTCTACCCCAAGAATATCCTGATGATTGGTCCCACCGGGGTGGGAAAGACCGAGATAGCGAGGAGGCTTGCCCGTCTTACCAGATCTCCCTTCATCAAGGTGGAGGCGACCAAGTTCACCGAGGTGGGCTATGTGGGACGGGATGTGGAGTCAATGATCCGTGATCTCACCGAAATAGCGGTCAATATGGTACGGGAGGAAAAGAGAAAAGAGGTAAGGGAGAAGGCGGAAAAAAGTGCCGAAGAACGACTTATCTCCCTTCTCGTCCCCCCGGGGACGGGCTTTTCCCCTGAGGATGAGGTAAGGGAGCGGGAGATAAAGGAAAAGATCAGAGAGCAATTAAGGGCAGGTTTTCTCGATGATCGAAAGGTAGAACTCGAGGTGACCGAGCGTTCCTTCCCCAGCTTCGAGATAATAACCAGCTCCGGCGTCGAGGAGATGGGGATAAACATCAAGGACCTCCTCCCCGGCTTTTTAGGGGGAAAAAGCAAACGGCGGAGAATGACGGTGAAGGAGGCGCGGGAGTACTTGATCAGCGAGGAAGAGCAGAAGCTCCTCGATATGGATGAGATAGCAAGGCTTGCGGTAAAACGGGTGGAGAATTCGGGCATCATCTTCATAGACGAGCTGGATAAGGTGGCGGGAAGGGAGAAGGGCTACGGTCCTGATGTCAGTCGGGAAGGGGTGCAGAGGGATCTCCTTCCTATAGTTGAGGGAACCACGGTTACTACCAAATACGGCTTGGTCAGAACCGATCATATCCTTTTCTTTGCTGCCGGTGCCTTTCATGTTACCAAACCGTCAGACCTCATCCCCGAACTTCAGGGGAGGTTTCCCATCCGGGTGGAGCTTGATCCCTTAGGAAAGAAGGAGTTCATCCGCATCCTCACCGAGCCGAAGAACGCTCTGGTGAAGCAGTATACCGCTCTCCTTGCTACCGAAGGGGTGAAGCTTGTCTTCACCGACGATGCGGTGGAGCTGATAGCGGAGTATGCCGAGATGGTGAACGATCGCGCGGAGAACATCGGTGCGAGGAGGCTTCATACCATTATGGAGAAGCTTCTTGAGGAGATATCGTTCGCTGGTCCCGAACTCGCTGGCAAGGAGGTGACGATAGACGCCTCCTATGTGAAGAAGATGCTTGAGGATGTGGTTGCTGATGAGGATTTGAGTCGGTATATCCTTTAA
- a CDS encoding fibronectin type III domain-containing protein, whose amino-acid sequence MGKRRGVFLFAVFLLSLQLACGKKGNPLPPIIRKPLSPSKLFVKEVGKEVFISFLLPASYTDGASLEVKKVEVYREVLPLPSDNPAKRKAELSRHLKKFKGKRWRLLEGKELKKALLKRRVFLKDTIDLKKEGAVAYLYAVRVVDPKGNKSSFSRPVCLIPRLVAEPPADLSATVEESEIKLAFSPPKKNIDGSSPPLFLGFNIYRREEGGFLYISPRNSKPLAYLPKGWKVSGVIGLSRNEEAGRKILSFITAEGTKALITREIDLSSLKNALSGTISVSFSARVVGEEKVVGSFSFEASPKPKEPFKEERIEFSKDFSSFSFNCKLYKGLSRLMVNITPSRSPNGFRFEIADFKVSYLPEKGKEKLLLSDEIALPERVEFADRSFSFGKTYYYMVRSIYSLGGMIYESPDSEELKVVAKDTFPPPQPQGLTAITGDGTVHLSWQKVEAPDLMGYNLYRKRRGEKDFVRLNEKPILEPMFNDRKVLVGRVYIYFVKAVDRARNESKRSRAVMLTVR is encoded by the coding sequence ATGGGTAAAAGAAGGGGGGTTTTTCTTTTTGCCGTTTTTCTGCTTTCTCTCCAGCTTGCCTGTGGCAAGAAGGGAAATCCACTCCCTCCGATAATAAGGAAACCCCTTTCTCCCTCTAAGCTCTTTGTTAAGGAGGTGGGGAAGGAGGTTTTTATCTCATTCCTTCTTCCAGCCAGCTACACCGATGGGGCATCGCTTGAGGTAAAAAAGGTAGAGGTCTATCGGGAGGTACTTCCTTTACCTTCGGATAATCCGGCGAAACGGAAAGCGGAGCTCTCCCGGCATTTGAAGAAGTTCAAAGGAAAAAGGTGGCGTTTGTTGGAGGGAAAAGAGCTTAAGAAAGCGCTCCTTAAAAGAAGGGTGTTTCTGAAGGATACCATTGACTTAAAAAAAGAGGGGGCTGTCGCCTATCTCTATGCGGTTCGAGTGGTGGACCCAAAGGGGAACAAGTCGTCTTTTTCCCGTCCTGTTTGTCTCATCCCTCGGTTGGTGGCAGAGCCACCAGCCGATCTTTCCGCCACGGTAGAGGAAAGTGAGATAAAGCTTGCCTTTTCTCCCCCGAAGAAGAACATCGACGGCTCAAGCCCTCCCCTTTTTCTCGGATTTAATATCTACCGCCGGGAGGAAGGAGGGTTCCTTTATATCTCGCCCCGAAACTCAAAACCCTTAGCCTATCTCCCCAAGGGATGGAAGGTAAGTGGAGTGATCGGTTTATCCCGGAATGAGGAAGCAGGAAGAAAGATACTTTCCTTCATCACCGCTGAGGGTACCAAGGCGCTCATCACCAGGGAGATCGATCTTTCTTCGCTAAAAAACGCTCTTTCTGGGACAATTTCCGTCTCCTTTTCCGCCCGGGTGGTTGGAGAAGAGAAGGTGGTAGGGAGCTTTAGTTTTGAGGCAAGTCCTAAACCGAAAGAACCGTTTAAAGAGGAGAGGATTGAGTTCTCAAAGGATTTTTCCTCTTTTTCCTTCAACTGTAAGCTATATAAAGGACTTTCTCGATTGATGGTTAATATCACGCCGTCTCGCTCTCCCAATGGTTTTAGATTCGAGATCGCTGATTTCAAGGTGAGTTATCTTCCGGAGAAAGGAAAGGAGAAACTGCTCCTTAGCGACGAGATCGCTCTTCCCGAGAGGGTCGAATTCGCGGATAGAAGTTTTTCCTTCGGCAAGACCTATTACTATATGGTGCGATCGATATATTCGCTGGGGGGGATGATTTACGAGAGCCCGGATTCTGAGGAGCTTAAGGTAGTGGCGAAGGATACTTTTCCCCCACCTCAGCCTCAGGGTCTTACCGCCATTACCGGCGATGGAACGGTTCATCTTTCGTGGCAGAAGGTGGAAGCTCCCGATCTGATGGGCTATAATCTCTACCGTAAGAGAAGAGGGGAAAAAGATTTTGTAAGGCTGAATGAAAAGCCGATTCTTGAGCCGATGTTTAATGATCGCAAGGTCCTGGTGGGAAGGGTTTATATCTACTTTGTAAAGGCGGTGGATAGGGCACGAAACGAGAGCAAGCGTTCAAGGGCGGTTATGCTGACGGTTAGATGA
- a CDS encoding diaminopimelate epimerase, which translates to MKGIEFYKVSGGGNDFIVVDNREGQLPRIFLASIPAICTRRFSLGSDGVILIEHSLDADIKMRFFNPDGSEAKLCGNGIRCLARLAYEEGFVSSRKMKIETTAGIMEAEVSGEMVRVKVQPPAPPSLFLVLDVDGERVEGHYVDVGVPHFVVPVLDLDRAPVVELGRKIRHHKHFAPEGTNVDFVHPEDEHHLHLRIYERGVEEETLSSGTGCLAASCVFAALGKVSSPVSCIPPSGIVNIIDFSYDGRVFRDVFLEGETRIIAKGRLLPDAFLG; encoded by the coding sequence ATGAAAGGGATTGAGTTTTATAAGGTCTCAGGGGGAGGGAACGATTTCATCGTCGTCGATAATAGGGAGGGTCAGCTTCCAAGGATTTTCTTGGCCTCTATTCCCGCTATCTGCACCAGGAGGTTCTCTCTTGGGTCAGACGGGGTGATCCTGATTGAACATTCATTGGATGCCGATATCAAGATGCGCTTCTTCAACCCTGATGGGAGTGAGGCGAAGCTCTGTGGCAATGGTATTCGTTGTTTAGCCCGGCTTGCCTATGAAGAGGGCTTTGTCTCTTCTCGCAAGATGAAGATAGAGACTACGGCGGGGATTATGGAAGCTGAGGTATCGGGGGAGATGGTACGGGTCAAGGTTCAGCCTCCTGCTCCTCCGTCACTTTTCCTCGTTCTCGATGTCGATGGAGAGCGGGTTGAAGGACATTATGTTGATGTCGGCGTTCCCCACTTCGTGGTGCCGGTTCTCGATCTCGATCGGGCTCCGGTGGTGGAGCTGGGAAGGAAGATTAGGCATCATAAGCATTTTGCCCCTGAGGGAACCAATGTGGATTTCGTCCATCCTGAGGATGAACATCATCTCCACCTCCGTATCTATGAACGAGGGGTGGAGGAGGAAACCCTCTCCTCGGGGACAGGATGTCTTGCTGCTTCCTGCGTCTTTGCCGCTCTGGGCAAGGTTTCTTCCCCTGTTAGCTGTATTCCCCCAAGTGGGATAGTGAATATCATCGATTTCTCCTACGATGGGAGGGTGTTCCGGGATGTATTCCTTGAGGGAGAGACGCGGATAATTGCTAAAGGAAGACTTCTCCCCGACGCCTTCCTTGGTTGA
- the hslV gene encoding ATP-dependent protease subunit HslV: MKGGGNLAFDGDYRFRGTTILSLRHQGKVVMAGDGQVTFQDTVIKTTARKIRKLFHDKVLAGFAGSSADALALFTRFEGKLEEYRGNLGRAAVELAKDWRTDRTLRRLEALLIVADKDSSYLISGTGDVIEPDDDLLAVGSGGAYALAAAKALLAHTDLPPREIALEAMKIASSICVYTNDNITIEEL; encoded by the coding sequence ATGAAAGGAGGAGGTAATTTGGCTTTTGATGGAGATTATCGATTTAGGGGGACGACCATCCTTTCTCTTCGCCATCAGGGGAAGGTGGTGATGGCGGGGGATGGGCAGGTGACCTTCCAGGATACAGTGATAAAGACTACTGCGCGGAAGATAAGGAAACTGTTTCACGATAAGGTGCTCGCCGGCTTTGCTGGTTCGTCGGCTGATGCCTTAGCCCTCTTTACCCGGTTTGAAGGGAAGCTCGAGGAGTACCGGGGAAATTTGGGAAGGGCGGCGGTGGAGTTAGCCAAGGATTGGCGGACCGATAGAACCCTTCGCCGGCTTGAGGCACTCCTTATCGTAGCGGATAAGGATAGCTCTTATCTTATTTCGGGAACGGGCGATGTCATCGAGCCGGATGATGATCTGCTTGCGGTTGGTTCTGGTGGGGCTTATGCTTTGGCAGCAGCGAAGGCGCTTCTCGCCCATACCGATCTTCCTCCCCGGGAGATAGCCCTTGAGGCGATGAAGATAGCTTCGTCGATCTGCGTTTACACCAACGACAATATAACGATAGAGGAGTTGTAA
- a CDS encoding NCS2 family permease produces MLERFFRLKENGTTVSRELTAGATTFMAMCYIIFVQPVILSAAGMDKGAVMVATVLSSAIATLIMGFYANYPIALAPAMGHNFYFAFTVCGAVAMGGYGYSWQVALGAVFVSGVVFIILSFFGFRELIVNIIPPSLKYGIAVGIGLLIAFLGFEWSGLVVDTPGTLVGLGDIKSPPVLLSLFGLGLIFVLYLLRVPGAIILGMIGTALAGLLCGLVHYYGIVAKPPSISSTLFKLDIAGVFRSVDFLSIVFVFFFLDLFDTVGTLVGVSEQAGFLKEGKLPRARQALFSDAVGTVSGALLGTSTVTSYVESAAGVAAGGRTGLANVATAVLMLLSLFFYPVVEMVGGGYEMAKGVTLYPVIAPALIMVGSFMIRGVRKINWDDPTEAFPAFLTMLVMPLTFSITEGIAFGFISLAFLKLITGRGKELHWLIYLFAFLFVLRYILT; encoded by the coding sequence ATGCTGGAAAGGTTTTTTCGTCTGAAGGAAAACGGTACCACGGTATCTCGTGAACTCACCGCTGGTGCCACCACCTTTATGGCAATGTGTTATATCATTTTCGTTCAGCCGGTCATCCTTTCCGCTGCTGGAATGGATAAAGGGGCGGTGATGGTAGCAACGGTTCTTTCCTCCGCTATCGCCACCTTGATAATGGGCTTTTACGCCAACTACCCCATAGCCCTTGCCCCGGCAATGGGACACAATTTCTACTTCGCCTTCACCGTGTGTGGGGCGGTGGCGATGGGTGGGTATGGTTACTCCTGGCAGGTGGCGCTTGGTGCCGTTTTCGTCTCTGGAGTGGTGTTCATCATTCTTTCCTTTTTTGGTTTCCGGGAGCTGATCGTCAACATCATTCCCCCCTCGCTTAAGTATGGCATTGCAGTGGGGATCGGACTGCTCATCGCCTTCTTGGGCTTCGAGTGGTCGGGGTTAGTGGTGGATACTCCGGGGACATTGGTCGGTTTGGGGGATATAAAGAGCCCGCCAGTGCTCCTTTCCCTGTTCGGATTGGGGTTGATCTTCGTGCTTTATCTTCTTCGGGTTCCAGGGGCGATAATCCTTGGGATGATAGGAACCGCCTTGGCAGGACTTCTCTGCGGTCTGGTGCATTATTATGGGATAGTGGCAAAACCTCCTTCTATCTCCTCTACCCTGTTCAAACTCGATATCGCCGGGGTCTTTCGGAGCGTTGATTTCCTGAGCATCGTCTTCGTCTTCTTCTTCCTCGATCTCTTCGACACGGTGGGAACACTGGTTGGGGTATCGGAGCAGGCGGGATTCCTCAAGGAAGGGAAACTTCCCCGGGCGAGGCAGGCTCTTTTCTCCGATGCGGTGGGTACTGTATCCGGTGCCCTTCTTGGTACCTCGACAGTTACCAGCTATGTCGAAAGTGCCGCTGGGGTGGCAGCCGGGGGAAGAACTGGCCTTGCCAATGTCGCCACCGCGGTACTGATGCTTTTATCTCTCTTCTTCTATCCGGTGGTGGAGATGGTGGGTGGGGGTTATGAGATGGCAAAGGGGGTTACCCTTTATCCGGTGATCGCCCCAGCGCTCATTATGGTGGGTAGCTTTATGATAAGGGGGGTGAGGAAGATAAACTGGGACGACCCAACTGAAGCATTTCCCGCCTTCCTCACGATGCTCGTTATGCCTCTTACCTTCAGCATCACCGAGGGGATTGCTTTTGGCTTTATCTCACTCGCTTTTCTGAAGTTGATCACGGGTAGGGGAAAGGAGCTTCATTGGCTGATATATCTCTTCGCTTTTTTATTTGTCCTTCGCTATATCCTTACTTAG
- a CDS encoding Nramp family divalent metal transporter, translating to MKKGKGGLGPGLVVTAAFIGPGTVTTCTLAGAGFGYALLWTMVFATVTAFILQEMSGRLGLVAGKGLSEVLRERSPSPVARYLTISLVVSAITFGCAAFEAGNIIGGALGLSAITGIPLRFWVFLIAISAFVLLYRGSYLLVERVLILLVFTMSLAFIATAIIVKPDFLSIVRGIVIPRVPHQSLYLIVALIGTTVVPYNLFLHSSIAREKWQGAEEIPAMRRDLAISIVIGGLISMAIIITASAAFFGRNVEIRGAGDMAKQLAPLLGRWANLFFGIGLFSAGISSAITAPLAAAYATSGALGWEQGTREKGFRFVWFFVLLAGAIVSLTGVKPIPAIVFAQAANGFILPLLSVFLLFSMNDRAILKGRVNNLLLNLVGGLIVGITFIIAGLNLLRAFGFGK from the coding sequence ATGAAAAAAGGAAAAGGGGGGTTAGGACCGGGATTGGTGGTTACCGCTGCCTTCATCGGTCCGGGGACAGTTACCACCTGCACTCTGGCAGGGGCAGGTTTCGGATATGCCCTCCTCTGGACGATGGTCTTCGCCACCGTCACCGCCTTCATCCTCCAGGAGATGAGCGGGAGATTGGGACTTGTCGCCGGAAAGGGGCTCTCTGAGGTGCTGAGGGAGCGTTCGCCCTCTCCAGTAGCAAGATACCTCACCATCTCGTTGGTGGTGTCAGCCATTACCTTCGGTTGTGCTGCCTTCGAGGCGGGAAACATCATCGGAGGTGCACTCGGTCTTTCGGCGATAACCGGGATCCCCCTGCGGTTCTGGGTTTTTCTTATCGCCATTTCTGCCTTTGTGCTCCTTTACCGAGGAAGCTACCTTTTGGTGGAACGTGTTCTCATTCTCCTCGTTTTCACGATGAGCCTCGCCTTCATCGCCACTGCGATCATCGTTAAGCCCGATTTCCTCTCCATAGTCAGGGGAATAGTAATACCTCGTGTTCCTCATCAGTCTCTATATCTCATAGTGGCGCTGATCGGAACCACGGTGGTACCCTACAACCTATTTCTTCATTCCTCGATAGCAAGGGAGAAATGGCAGGGGGCAGAGGAGATACCAGCGATGCGGCGCGATCTTGCTATCTCCATTGTGATCGGAGGTTTGATCTCGATGGCGATAATAATCACCGCCTCCGCCGCTTTCTTCGGCAGGAATGTTGAGATAAGGGGAGCGGGTGATATGGCTAAACAGCTCGCTCCCCTTCTTGGGAGATGGGCTAATCTCTTTTTCGGCATCGGGCTTTTTTCCGCTGGTATCTCCTCCGCCATTACTGCACCCCTTGCTGCTGCTTACGCCACCTCGGGAGCTTTGGGCTGGGAGCAGGGGACGAGGGAAAAGGGCTTCCGCTTCGTCTGGTTTTTCGTCCTTTTAGCTGGTGCTATCGTCTCCCTTACCGGGGTAAAACCCATTCCCGCGATCGTCTTCGCTCAAGCGGCAAACGGCTTTATACTTCCCCTCCTCTCCGTCTTTCTCCTCTTTTCGATGAATGATCGTGCTATCCTTAAGGGTAGAGTGAATAATCTTCTTCTGAACTTGGTGGGTGGGCTTATTGTAGGAATCACCTTTATTATTGCCGGCTTGAACCTCCTTCGGGCGTTTGGCTTTGGGAAATAG